The Triticum aestivum cultivar Chinese Spring chromosome 3A, IWGSC CS RefSeq v2.1, whole genome shotgun sequence genome includes a region encoding these proteins:
- the LOC123057732 gene encoding protein FAR1-RELATED SEQUENCE 5-like — protein sequence MVDLFTTRMQVVMSESHTLDDTGTEANVPGPTRTELGAGAVDGAVQGEEGEDEAGSQPMKPYVGMRFDSLQIAKYHYNSYALRMGFSTKMNTSRRAPRTNELIKQQFCCNKFKKPKADDGGVEAPPVLDPIPDPKSVDSDEEMEEEPPIFVEEEAGTSKKKKKRKRETIKQTECKAKMLVKLIDGRWEVTHFVPDHNHPLVNKPSLSKYLRSHQGISSDEKEFLRILYNCNLTTGQAYKTYTRDLYRKFREEFELIGRYNAFQVGADIFEFRPNQEFVAKYGSRNYLVQARVEECSYLCECCKMDKDDILCCHILKVFTHIGVDVIPERYLLRRWTPTAVPSAPGTGYEQPDEMPPQSKKQIRERNMIYDFRKLAKFASGSDPAQAIVYKHMRVARTEIGHLNKSKKKKKPTAATGPLDDGNPRGPPPPPDSNQGAHHPGDRDGPTAPLEAASLAQASDDFVPRDPPRSTTKGRAKS from the exons ATGGTCGATCTGTTTACTACACGCATGCAAGTCGTGATG TCAGAGAGCCATACTCTTGATGACACGGGAACTGAGGCAAATGTTCCTGGTCCAACCAGGACTGAGCTAGGAGCTGGGGCTGTTGACGGAGCTgtgcaaggagaagaaggagaggatgaggctggtTCTCAACCTATGAAACCCTATGTTGGCATGAGGTTTGACAGCCTTCAAATTGCTAAGTATCACTACAACAGCTATGCATTACGGATGGGTTTCTCTACCAAGATGAACACCTCTAGACGGGCACCCCGCACCAATGAATTGATAAAACAACAATTTTGCTGTAACAAgttcaagaagcccaaagctgatgaTGGAGGAGTTGAGGCTCCTCCTGTCCTGGACCCTATTCCAGATCCAAAATCTGTTgacagtgatgaggagatggaagaagaACCTCCAATATTTGTTGAAGAGGAGGCTGGTactagtaagaagaagaagaagcgcaaaCGCGAGACAATAAAGCAGACTGAATGCAAGGCGAAAATGTTGGTGAAGCTGATAGATGGGCGATGGGAGGTGACACACTTTGTTCCTGACCACAATCATCCACTCGTGAATAAACCTTCATTGTCCAAATATttgagatcccaccaaggcatctcaTCTGATGAAAAGGAGTTTCTGCGCATCTTGTATAACTGCAACTTGACTACAGGT CAAGCTTACAAAACCTATACTAGGGACCTTTACCGCAAGTTCAGAGAAGAGTTTGAGCTGATTGGACGTTATAATGCATTCCAAGTTGGTGCTGATATATTTGAGTTCAGACCGAACCAGGAATTTGTTGCCAAATATGGTTCTCGAAACTACTTGGTGCAGGCAAGGGTGGAGGAGTGTTCCTATTTGTGTGAGTGCTGTAAAATGGACAAGGACGACATCCTCTGTTGCCACATCCTCAAGGTGTTCACCCATATTGGAGTTGATGTCATACCGGAAAGGTACCTGCTAAGACGGTGGACACCTACTGCTGTACCTAGTGCGCCAGGGACTGGTTATGAGCAACCAGATGAAATGCCTCCTCAATCAAAGAAGCAGATAAGGGAGAGGAACATGATATACGATTTTCGAAAACTAGCAAAGTTTGCGAGTGGTTCTGATCCAGCACAAGCTATTGTATACAAGCATATGCGTGTAGCACGTACCGAGATCGGTCACCTGaacaagtccaagaaaaagaaaaaaccgacTGCTGCCACGGGGCCATTAGAtgatggcaaccctcgaggacctcctccacctccagacAGCAATCAGGGGGCTCATCATCCAG GTGATCGTGACGGTCCTACTGCCCCGTTGGAGGCTGCATCCCTTGCACAAGCTTCTGATGATTTTGTGCCTAGGGATCCTCCAAGGTCTACTACAAAGGGTAGGGCAAAAAGTTGA